The sequence below is a genomic window from Acomys russatus chromosome 6, mAcoRus1.1, whole genome shotgun sequence.
caagttcaaggcaccctcaagtaagtaagtaagtaagtaagtaaataaataaaggtggaagaggagaactgGCTCCACAGTATTATCCTATGACCTTCAAACATATGCCTTGGCATGTACTCTCCATCACCCCAtattgtgtgtacacacaattttttaaaagtatattaattaAATACATCCTTGGAACAAGGAAAAGATGATTCTGAAATTGTTTATATATGTTGTAGTAGGCATCTGTCTTGTTTCTATGACCACAGTAATCCAGTGAGCCTGTGCTACCTGTCCACAGGCATGGTTTGTCCTTGAGCCCTATGTAGtaatgtgctgtgctgtgctgtgcctgtggGTCCATAGACTGTACTTTTGAGGTGAGGCCATCTCAGGTTGGCTTCTAGTTAGAGCTGAGGACATTTAAGACCTTAACCTATGCCATGCTAGGATCATGACCTTGAAAGATGGCAGGTACACTCCCTGGGGTCCAGCCTCAACACAGTGCTAGGACTGTTAGGGGCAGAGGAGATTCTGAATTCCTCTGAATTCAGTCCCTGAATTTGTTTaaagctccctcctctcttctctggacCACAGAGAGTTAGGTCTGGCACCGTTCATCAGCATGCAGGGATACAGGTAAAAAGGGCCTGGGTACTCATGAAGTGGCTTGGACTCCTCCACAGCAACTCAACACATCCCTGGGCACTTCCCTTAACTATGCTTTAACAAGCCAAGAGCCTGCCATCAGTCTGCCACCAGCCAACTAAGAGGAGACAAGGACAGACTTCAGCCTCTGAGGAGCATGCCTTGCTGCTTCTGGACTTCTGTCCTCCCAAGCAGAATACTTGGATCTGTTCTAAGTCACACTGCTTGAGGTGCCTGGACACAAAAGCCCTAGAAACAAGCTTGCTAGCTTTGTTATTCTGACATTTACATATGCAATTACTATCTGGGAGACTGTTGGGAGTTGCCTCTCCTCACCATACTGATAGCACATGGGTACCACTGCCCTGGGATCACTATATGCCTCAGTTATCTCTCTGGCTGCTGAGAGCTGATAACAtaggtttgttgtttgtgtacGCTACACACATGGTTATACTACATGTGGTTGGGCACATTACACATTGTTTAAAGGATCTGTGTGACTGTAgatagagtacacacacacacacacacacacacacacacacacacacacacacacgagttggCAACTACCTACAGCTTGAAAGGAGCCATTCAAGTGTGTCCATGGTGCTTGTGCAGTTAAGGTCCGTTCAGGCGTGCATGCACTACACAGAAAAGGTCCATGGGactgtgcagacacacacagaaaggggcCATGTGAccatgcacactgcacacagaaaGGCCTGTGTGACTGTGCACATGCTTCTTGTGCAATTAGAAAAGTATTCGGTTGTTCGTACCTTACACATAATTAGAAAGGGTTCCTGGGTCTATGCACAGAAAAGGTCCATTGAACTGTGTACTCATCACACACAGAAAGGGCCATGTGATTGTGCATGTACTACATATACAGTTAGAAAAGGCCCAAGCAattgcacacgcacacacactatacacGTGGTTAGAAAGGGTCCACTGGATTACTCACATCTCATGCACGCGGTTAGAAAGGGTCCATGTTACTGCAAACGCCACACAGAAAAGGTCCATGCAATTCTATACATAGTACACGTTAAAAAAGGATCCATGCAATTGTGCACACCCCACACTCTGTTAGAAAGGGTCCAAGAGACTTGCCACTTGCCTGGCCCTTGCTATAGGCTCGCCCACCCAGCAGTCAGCCCGGCAGGCCAAGGAGGAGGCCCCTTGCACACCCACGGAGCCGCGGCCGCACGGGAGGCCCGCGCCACCCACCGTCCCGGGCCCAGCGTAGCCCGCGGGTGGCCGCCACCCAGGCCAGTGTCCGCGGCCGGGCGCGCGCTCCCCCAGGGCGGCCGCGGCGCCTTTAACCCGAGCGGCGGGCTAGCGAGCGGGCGGAGGCGGCGGGCGGGCGCTCAGAGgagggctctttctttctttttttgaatgaACGGTGACGTACGTACAGGAAACCAGGCGCTCCGGTGGAGAATGAAGTAAGAGGCCGggccccccgccccgcgcccgcCCCCTTCCTCCCCGGCCCGCACTCCCGCCCTGCGTCCCGGTCCCCGCCgagctgctgccgccaccaccgaGGTGCACAGGCCCTCCCCAGCAGCAGCCGTCACCGCCAAGCCCGCTGCACGGCGCGAGCGCGAGGAGGCGGCCGCCAGCGCCGCCCGGAGcggaggaggagaaagggtgcGCAGCCCGGAGGCGGGGTGCGCCGGTGGGGTGCAGCGGAAGAGGGGGCCGGGGGGGGGCGAACTTCGTAGCAGTCCTCCTTTTTAGGAAAAAGAGGGGGGCaagccctcccccaccacctcctTCTCCCGTAGCGCACCACACACAGCGCGCGGGCTGCTCGGCACCGGCGGCCCCATTGCCCCTTGCCTGCATTTAtcaagctgcttttttttttccttcggaAAACGCATTGGCCCTTCGGAGTTTAATAAGAAGAGGATAACCCGTCCCTGTCCCCCTCGCTCTTCCATCGTCCCCCTCGCGTGTCTCTCTCCCGTGGAGGTCTGAAGCGGTCCGGTGGATACGGGTCCATGCCTGCGCtcgagtgtgtgtgcgtgtgctagTGTAAATTGCCGAGAAGGGGGAGAAATCACAGGACTTCTGCAAATGCTGCACTGAAAATTGTAATTCATCTGCTGCCGCCACTGCCTTTTTGCCCCGCTGCGGTGCTCTTGAGATCTCCGGTTGGAATTCCTACGGATTGACATTCTCAGTGAAGCCAGAGTGTGGGGACGCAATCTGGAAACCCTCCTGATTTTCACGCCACCTAGCCCCCACTCCCCCAACTCCTGATTCATTGCAAGTTTCAAAGAAGCGAATACAAGGAGACTTCTGAAGATCGATGGTGTCGCTGCCTTatgtatttgtttgggttttaccAAAAAGGGGGAAACTTGACAGAAGACCATGCCGTCCTTAAACAAATACAGTAAGTTCTTTGCACAGGAATTTGGTTTAGTGTAACTTTCAATGGAcgcatttgaaatattttttgctTAAAGTGCATTCGAGCAAATTTAATTTCCAGACAGTTTAATGCATTTTCTTTAGCGTGTAACTCGTACTGGATTTGTCCTTCTTCCCCTGtgtgtataaaagaaaacacacctgATTTTAACTTGCTCGGTCGTCCTGCCTCCTCACCTTTCAGCATTGCAGAGGAAGTAGACtgatattaacaaagcttaataAATAATGTGCCTCATGAAATAAAGAGCTGAAAGGAATCTGAATAAAAATTTCCTGCATCTCATGCCAAGGGGGAAACACCAGAGTCAAGTGTTCCTGTGACTAAAACACCCCCTCATCCAAGAATGCAAAGCACATCCAATAAAAGCGCTGGATTAtaactattcctttttttttttttttctttcgggGCCGTGGGGCGGGAGCCGGGACACGTAGTGCTGTTGGTACCTGCAGCTTTTTTTCGGGGAAGGATGGCGCAAGCCGGGAGAACAGGGTATGATAACAGGGAGATCGTGATGAAGTACATCCATTATAAGCTGTCACAGAGGGGCTACGAGTGGGATACAGGAGATGCGGACACCGCGCCCCCAGGGGCCGCCCCCACCCCTGGCATCTTCTCCTTCCAGCCTCAGAGCAACCCAACGGCTGCTGTGCACCGGGATACTGCTGCCAGGACGTCGTCTCTAAGGCCCTTAGTTGCCACAGCTGGGCCTGCGCTCAGCCCTGTGCCACCTGTGGTCCACCTGACCCTCCGCCGAGCTGGGGATGACTTCTCCCGCCGCTACCGACGCGACTTCGCAGAGATGTCCAGTCAGCTGCACCTGACGCCCTTCACCGCGAGGGGACGCTTTGCCACGGTGGTGGAAGAACTCTTCAGGGATGGGGTGAACTGGGGGAGGATTGTGGCCTTCTTTGAGTTCGGTGGGGTCATGTGTGTGGAGAGCGTCAACAGGGAGATGTCACCGCTGGTGGACAATATCGCCCTGTGGATGACTGAGTACCTGAACCGGCATCTGCACACCTGGATCCAGGATAACGGAGGCTGGGTAGGTGCATGTCTGAATGAGTCGAGGCCTAGATGTGGAGGTTGGAGTGTGAGTGGATTCTGGGTCGAAACAGGTCTTTGAGTCTATGAAATAAAAGTGAGTTTGTAGCTTTGTCCCCATCCCctacaacccctccccccaccctatTCCTCTGGACAGATCACACCCAGACAACACTGTTAACTCCTGCCTGCTGGCCCAGCATCTTTGATCCAGTAGACTTTGGAGATGAATAGTATACCTCCAGTGACTCTCAGTTACTTATTCTGAGTAGTTTGCTGCATGTGTTTTGGGTCCTGTGTACGAACTGGACCTCCAGCGCTCCCTCTTGACCTGCGCATCCTTAGCTCCTCTGGTGGACTAACAAGTGAAACGGTCCAACTAGACAAGCAGGCTCCACCAGAGGACGCAGGCACACCTTTTCTGACTCACTTGGGAGCAttttcccaaagaaaaacaatgcaGCCCCCTTTCCTGGAAATCATAGCTAAGCTTGTAAAAAGGTAAGCTGGTGTTCGTGGATGTTTATGGAAACTGGTCAGTCTATGTCATAGTCCCACTGGGTACCAGTATGTGTGCACCCTGAACAGGCCCTGCGCTGCTCTGCAGGGGGCTCCAGACTTTGTGTTCTGTGACTCAGGCGTGATTTACAAGTTTACATCCACTtcaatatattttacttatttctacCTATGGTCTACATAGTTTTGCGATCTCCACTGCTGAGTCAACTTGCATCTAGGGCGTCTGTGAAAAGAGTACTGCAGTGGGCTTAGCTGTGGAGTCTCCAGCCCTGACTTAAGTTAAAATGATCGGGTGTCTATAATTTTGATGAGCATCTGTGGGAGTGGTCGCTTTCTGGTACCTTGGGAGATCAAGTGTCCATATTTTACCATGAGATTTAATCTTCTCCCGGGATCTTTGGGACCAGAGAGAAGACTCAAGGCTTGTTATGCCTAAAACAATTAAGTTGTGGAAAAGCAATAATGATTGTCTCacagtttttaaagaccttgttTTAATGAAAAGAGTTTTCATTTTAGCCCTGCCTTGGATAGTCTCAAGAgaatgactaattttttttttataggacctaaacaggaagaaaagtcTGTAATTGACCACACGTGAATCAAATGTCTAGAAGCGCCTTGTGTTGTTGCAAGTCGTGCTAATATTCATGGGGGCCCCGAAAAGACAAAGCCAAGAAAAATAGATGATTGATGTGAACATCTGATCTTATTTGACCAAAGTTGACAAAATATTGGTGGTACTGTTCaatgtttaaaagtaaaattaactcaaatatcTGAGTTTAAATGCTTGACATTCACAGGCTCTTTGTGACTTGCTTGTTTGTTGACATCCCATGCCATCAGATTGTTAGCAGTGCTGGAAGAGTTGGCTGAAGGGGGAAACGGTTTCTGGTAGATGTTTTGTTTAGGTCCTTTGATTTTTTTAGCCACTGTATTTAAAGAGATGGGAACTTCAGGGTCCAgaagcaacattttaaaaacagaataaaactgaTTTAGtagttttataatttcatattctTGTGGgaaaaaattatgtgtgtttctttctatTGGAAAGAAATCCAAGGCAGTAAGTGTGCTGTATTAACTATCATGTTAATAAAACGGTGGGAAACAGGACCATATGT
It includes:
- the Bcl2 gene encoding apoptosis regulator Bcl-2 → MAQAGRTGYDNREIVMKYIHYKLSQRGYEWDTGDADTAPPGAAPTPGIFSFQPQSNPTAAVHRDTAARTSSLRPLVATAGPALSPVPPVVHLTLRRAGDDFSRRYRRDFAEMSSQLHLTPFTARGRFATVVEELFRDGVNWGRIVAFFEFGGVMCVESVNREMSPLVDNIALWMTEYLNRHLHTWIQDNGGWDAFVELYGPSMRPLFDFSWLSLKTLLSLALVGACITLGAYLGHK